The following are encoded together in the Myxococcus virescens genome:
- a CDS encoding hybrid sensor histidine kinase/response regulator → MPLPSDVEDAFSCLPLALVRVGPDLRVQWCEEGFAHKTGVALHAGGDLRDALERTRSLDALERAIRDGASHTGHVITRALRQVRVQVKPASAGEAAGVWLVVEPSGVDDEGAFSQAVQEIARSVGETLEVDSVCAAAVVALVRCAHVRRAEVFLCEEEGGSLRRVAVSDLAGSESPEATFDSQSDPFRQALALRQAQLGIQRGYGDSMGSIFAAVPLCAPRRTVGLLLLYKEQGTSFSVRELDLWSAAANQLAVAVENARLLREAKAALQVREEFISIASHELKTPLTPLKLGLFTMERRLSSGQPVDLATVLKSKRQVDRLVGLVDDLLDASRLDAGRLALDLAPLEVGQLVAEVVDHFRAAFERPFAVEVPRERVWVRGDRDRLEQVLVNLLENAHKYSAPEEPIAVTVERSQGEARIHVQDHGIGIPGADQSQVFQRFYRARNVSHRNFGGLGLGLFISHSIARLHGGALSMRSAEGKGSTFSLSLPRMAPHDVRRLPHRLLLLDEDQTQEAAAEQVLLSEGFEVLTARDGAEALRRATHLPVDLIVLSTSATQGQTSVFLETFATLPRARPVPILLAGDERPWWAHEGTSLCTRPYRPEDLVTRVRNALSVERRSTAEAPLDLLSSRT, encoded by the coding sequence ATGCCGCTTCCCTCCGACGTCGAAGATGCATTCTCGTGCCTGCCGCTGGCGCTGGTTCGCGTCGGTCCGGACCTGCGCGTGCAGTGGTGCGAGGAAGGATTCGCCCACAAGACGGGCGTGGCGCTGCACGCCGGTGGCGACCTGCGGGACGCCCTGGAGCGCACCCGGAGTCTGGACGCCCTGGAGCGCGCCATCCGGGACGGTGCGTCCCACACCGGCCACGTCATCACCCGCGCGCTGCGTCAGGTCCGGGTGCAGGTGAAGCCCGCCTCGGCGGGCGAGGCAGCGGGCGTCTGGTTGGTGGTGGAGCCCTCGGGCGTGGACGACGAGGGGGCCTTCTCCCAGGCGGTGCAGGAGATTGCCCGTTCGGTGGGGGAGACGCTGGAGGTGGACAGCGTCTGCGCCGCCGCCGTGGTGGCCCTGGTCCGCTGCGCGCACGTGCGCCGCGCCGAGGTCTTCCTCTGCGAAGAGGAGGGCGGGAGCCTGCGCCGGGTGGCGGTGTCGGACCTGGCCGGCTCGGAGTCCCCCGAGGCGACCTTCGACTCTCAGTCGGACCCGTTCCGGCAGGCGCTGGCGCTGCGTCAGGCGCAGCTGGGCATCCAGCGGGGCTACGGGGATTCCATGGGCTCCATCTTCGCCGCGGTGCCGCTGTGCGCGCCGCGCCGGACGGTGGGCCTGCTGCTGCTCTACAAGGAACAGGGCACGTCCTTCTCCGTGCGGGAGCTGGACTTGTGGAGCGCCGCGGCGAACCAGCTGGCGGTGGCGGTGGAGAACGCGCGCCTGCTGCGCGAGGCCAAGGCGGCGCTCCAGGTGCGCGAGGAGTTCATCTCCATCGCCAGCCACGAGCTGAAGACGCCGCTCACGCCGCTGAAGCTGGGCCTCTTCACCATGGAGCGGCGCCTGTCGTCGGGCCAGCCGGTGGACCTGGCCACGGTGCTCAAGTCCAAGCGACAGGTGGACCGGCTGGTGGGGCTGGTGGATGACCTGCTGGACGCGTCGCGCCTGGACGCGGGAAGGCTGGCGCTGGACCTGGCGCCGCTGGAGGTGGGGCAACTGGTGGCGGAGGTGGTGGACCACTTCCGCGCGGCCTTCGAGCGGCCCTTCGCCGTGGAGGTGCCCCGCGAGCGCGTCTGGGTGCGCGGGGACCGGGACAGGCTGGAGCAGGTGCTGGTGAACCTGTTGGAGAACGCGCACAAGTACAGCGCGCCGGAAGAGCCCATCGCCGTGACGGTGGAGCGCTCCCAGGGCGAGGCGCGCATCCACGTCCAGGACCACGGCATCGGCATCCCAGGCGCGGACCAGTCGCAGGTGTTCCAGCGCTTCTATCGGGCGCGCAACGTGTCGCACCGCAACTTCGGCGGACTGGGGCTGGGCCTCTTCATCAGCCACTCCATCGCCCGGCTTCACGGCGGCGCGCTGTCGATGCGCAGCGCGGAAGGGAAGGGCAGCACCTTCTCGCTGAGCCTGCCCCGCATGGCGCCGCACGACGTGAGGCGGCTGCCCCACCGGCTGTTGCTGCTGGACGAGGACCAGACCCAGGAGGCCGCGGCGGAGCAGGTGCTGCTCTCCGAGGGCTTCGAGGTGCTGACGGCGCGCGACGGGGCCGAGGCGCTGCGGCGAGCCACGCACCTGCCGGTGGACCTCATCGTCCTGTCCACCAGCGCCACGCAGGGACAGACGAGCGTCTTCCTGGAGACCTTCGCCACGCTGCCTCGCGCGCGGCCGGTGCCCATCCTGCTGGCTGGGGACGAGCGCCCCTGGTGGGCGCATGAGGGCACGTCGTTGTGTACGCGGCCCTACCGGCCCGAGGACCTGGTGACTCGGGTGCGCAACGCGCTCTCCGTGGAGCGGCGGTCCACGGCCGAGGCGCCGCTGGACCTGCTCAGCTCCCGGACGTGA
- a CDS encoding carbohydrate deacetylase — protein MPSRALIINADDLGYDPAVTRGILRSMREGVVSSATFMVNTPFSEAAAREARGLSIGLHLNLARGTPVWSGFPRELLGEDGGFVEARAGSLPADVVEAEAFAQLARLAGLLGQPATHVDVHKHLHLHAGVLEGLARAARSVGVPVRSIDAEMRRTLRAQGVATNAHFVGDAGAEAYWTLERFASELAALPQDGVIELMCHPGYRPETLKSGYAAQREVELETFLHPQARELLAQAGIVPVDFRVLTSGS, from the coding sequence ATGCCGTCACGCGCCCTCATCATCAACGCCGACGACCTGGGCTACGACCCGGCCGTCACGCGCGGCATCCTCCGCTCCATGCGCGAGGGCGTCGTCTCGTCGGCCACCTTCATGGTGAACACGCCCTTCTCCGAGGCCGCCGCGCGCGAGGCCCGGGGACTCTCCATCGGCCTGCACCTCAACCTCGCCCGGGGCACACCCGTGTGGAGCGGCTTCCCGCGCGAGCTGCTCGGCGAGGACGGCGGCTTCGTGGAGGCGCGCGCGGGCAGCCTGCCGGCGGACGTGGTGGAGGCGGAGGCCTTCGCCCAGCTCGCACGGCTCGCGGGCCTGCTGGGCCAGCCGGCCACGCACGTGGACGTGCACAAGCACCTGCACCTGCACGCGGGGGTCCTGGAGGGCCTGGCGCGGGCGGCGCGGAGCGTGGGCGTCCCGGTGCGCTCCATCGACGCGGAGATGCGGCGCACGCTGCGGGCCCAGGGCGTCGCCACCAACGCGCACTTCGTGGGGGACGCGGGCGCGGAGGCATACTGGACGCTGGAGCGCTTCGCCTCGGAGCTCGCCGCCCTGCCCCAGGACGGCGTCATCGAGCTGATGTGCCACCCGGGCTACCGGCCCGAAACGCTGAAGAGTGGCTACGCGGCCCAGCGGGAGGTCGAGCTGGAGACCTTCCTCCACCCCCAGGCGCGCGAGCTCCTGGCCCAGGCGGGAATCGTCCCGGTGGACTTCCGCGTGCTCACGTCCGGGAGCTGA
- a CDS encoding extracellular catalytic domain type 1 short-chain-length polyhydroxyalkanoate depolymerase, whose amino-acid sequence MRFRRTRLALGVLLAGTTACSSSDTSRRPTEDAGIVPPTGEEPTVPERTACTGLTVGPGTYDWTVEHDGRTRHYRVHVPPGYDATRPTAAVVAFHGLGSNEVEMEGLMRLSTLADTEGFLAVYPRGLGASEINHQGTDGTYRGWNAGACCGPAWTAKVDDVGFVDTLLADLDTRVCVDTRRTFATGFSNGGFFSYQLACQRASRFAAIAPVAGMEGATPCNPSRPVPVLHMHGTADPVIRYQGGSNLGPFGGTYPSAEESVRRWAERNGCTGPTVETYQQGDSTCTAATGCSPESATASLCTVQGGQHTWPGFTDFNHGGTPHLDATREAWKFFQTRPRP is encoded by the coding sequence ATGCGCTTTCGCAGAACTCGCCTCGCCCTCGGAGTCCTGCTCGCTGGTACCACGGCGTGCTCGTCCTCGGACACTTCCCGCCGGCCCACGGAGGATGCCGGCATCGTCCCTCCCACGGGTGAGGAGCCCACGGTGCCGGAGCGCACGGCCTGCACCGGCCTCACGGTAGGGCCCGGCACCTACGACTGGACGGTGGAGCACGACGGGCGCACCCGCCACTACCGCGTCCACGTCCCCCCGGGCTACGACGCCACCCGGCCCACCGCCGCCGTGGTGGCCTTCCATGGCCTCGGCTCCAACGAGGTGGAGATGGAGGGGCTGATGCGTCTGTCCACGCTGGCCGACACGGAGGGCTTCCTCGCCGTGTATCCCCGGGGTCTCGGCGCTTCCGAAATCAATCACCAGGGGACTGACGGCACCTACCGGGGGTGGAACGCGGGCGCGTGCTGCGGCCCCGCCTGGACGGCCAAGGTCGATGACGTGGGCTTCGTGGACACGCTGCTGGCGGACCTGGACACGCGCGTGTGCGTGGACACGCGCCGGACCTTCGCCACGGGCTTCTCCAACGGCGGCTTCTTCTCGTACCAACTGGCCTGCCAGCGCGCGAGCCGCTTCGCCGCCATCGCCCCCGTGGCGGGCATGGAGGGCGCCACGCCGTGCAACCCGTCGCGCCCCGTGCCGGTGCTGCACATGCACGGCACCGCCGACCCGGTCATCCGCTACCAGGGTGGCAGCAACCTGGGTCCCTTCGGCGGCACCTACCCGTCCGCCGAGGAGTCCGTGCGCCGCTGGGCCGAGCGCAACGGCTGCACGGGCCCCACCGTGGAGACATACCAGCAGGGCGACAGCACCTGCACCGCCGCCACCGGGTGCAGCCCGGAGTCCGCCACCGCGTCCCTGTGCACGGTGCAGGGTGGCCAGCACACCTGGCCCGGCTTCACGGACTTCAACCACGGCGGCACACCCCACCTGGACGCCACGCGGGAAGCGTGGAAGTTCTTCCAGACACGCCCCCGGCCCTGA
- a CDS encoding serine/threonine-protein kinase, with protein sequence MEPEQNPYQVGRYRLSARIATGGMAEVYLGRRIEDDGSRGPSVAVKRLMPHLASDRRVVQMFLNEARITAQVRHPNVVTIIELGMEGTEPFIAMELLEGRSFAELRQEAAEHGHRVPLGITLRVLVEACRGLDAAHRAVDEAGRPLRIVHRDFTPDNIHVGVNGAVKVIDFGIAKADALGSGTEPGTLKGKFFYMSPEMIAGKPVDHRADLFAAGVMLYEQLCGRRPFTGLSADEVLGRIAEGRPKPPTAFDPSVPTALELVCLTALAREPAARFDSLEDFIAAIEAIGGAAEMATPEQLAAYVDSLFPPDRDPKRLALRRARLADPSHGSTPAPHTRPILGVVDAPTAWPQVSRTTNPDAATVAGATRKAPTDTAASTAPDEHAPSRRRSRMVPLIAGVLALGAAGAGATWFLTRPAAPPAERLARAESASTANAKAAALEGLASDERASAEELSRAGAMLLKAGAHAQALALADGFVARFPKDIEAHLIAARAATELRLGKRAERAIEDATALAPKDLRPPLALAELRERQGDIPGALAALATVHARKPGSSEVTPRYGLLLSQSGRLDEAASVLSAWTRSHDDAASLAELGFVRFRQQRVDEAATLLKRAIRRAPKLAVAHYYLGAVLFRQGDTAGAERAYVEADRLSPEDPRALASRCQLHAHTGNTAGVTEVKRALSERFPTRAEALAAECVAVK encoded by the coding sequence TTGGAGCCGGAGCAGAACCCCTATCAGGTGGGTCGCTACCGACTGTCCGCGCGAATCGCGACAGGCGGCATGGCGGAGGTGTACCTGGGCCGCCGCATCGAGGACGACGGCAGCCGTGGGCCCTCGGTCGCGGTGAAGCGGTTGATGCCGCACCTCGCCTCGGACCGGCGGGTGGTGCAGATGTTCCTCAACGAGGCCCGCATCACCGCGCAGGTGCGACACCCCAACGTCGTCACCATCATCGAGCTGGGCATGGAGGGCACCGAGCCCTTCATCGCCATGGAGTTGCTGGAGGGACGTTCGTTCGCCGAGCTGCGTCAGGAGGCCGCCGAGCACGGACACCGCGTGCCGCTGGGCATCACCCTGCGCGTGCTGGTGGAGGCCTGCCGGGGCCTGGACGCGGCGCACCGCGCCGTGGATGAAGCGGGCCGGCCGCTGCGCATCGTCCACCGCGACTTCACGCCCGACAACATCCACGTGGGTGTGAATGGCGCGGTGAAGGTCATCGACTTCGGCATCGCCAAGGCGGACGCGCTGGGCTCAGGCACGGAGCCCGGCACCCTCAAGGGCAAGTTCTTCTACATGTCGCCGGAGATGATTGCCGGCAAGCCGGTGGACCACCGCGCCGACCTGTTCGCAGCGGGCGTCATGCTCTACGAGCAGCTCTGTGGCCGCCGGCCCTTCACCGGACTGTCCGCCGACGAGGTGCTGGGCCGCATCGCGGAGGGACGCCCCAAGCCGCCCACCGCCTTCGACCCGTCCGTGCCCACCGCGCTGGAGCTGGTGTGCCTCACCGCGCTGGCCCGAGAACCGGCCGCGCGCTTCGACAGCCTGGAAGACTTCATCGCCGCCATCGAAGCGATTGGTGGCGCGGCGGAGATGGCCACGCCCGAGCAGCTGGCCGCCTACGTGGATTCGCTCTTCCCTCCGGACCGCGACCCCAAGCGACTGGCCCTGCGGCGCGCGCGGCTCGCGGACCCGTCCCACGGAAGTACGCCGGCGCCCCACACCCGGCCCATCCTGGGCGTCGTCGACGCGCCCACCGCGTGGCCCCAGGTCTCCCGGACCACGAATCCCGACGCGGCGACGGTGGCGGGCGCCACGCGGAAGGCACCCACGGACACGGCCGCCTCCACCGCCCCGGATGAACACGCCCCGAGCAGGCGACGCTCGCGCATGGTCCCGCTCATCGCGGGCGTGCTCGCGCTGGGTGCAGCGGGCGCGGGTGCGACGTGGTTCCTCACGCGTCCCGCGGCGCCCCCCGCCGAGCGTCTGGCCCGGGCGGAGTCCGCCTCCACGGCGAATGCGAAGGCGGCTGCCCTGGAGGGGCTGGCGTCGGATGAACGGGCAAGCGCGGAGGAGCTGAGCCGGGCAGGCGCGATGCTGCTGAAAGCCGGCGCGCACGCACAGGCCCTGGCCCTGGCGGATGGCTTCGTCGCGCGCTTTCCCAAGGACATCGAGGCGCACCTCATCGCCGCGCGCGCCGCCACGGAGTTGCGACTGGGCAAGCGGGCCGAGCGCGCCATCGAGGACGCCACCGCGCTGGCCCCCAAGGACCTCCGCCCACCGCTGGCGCTGGCCGAGCTGCGCGAGCGTCAGGGGGACATCCCGGGCGCGCTGGCCGCGCTGGCCACGGTCCACGCCCGGAAGCCCGGCTCCTCGGAGGTGACGCCCCGCTACGGCCTGCTGCTCTCGCAGAGTGGCCGGCTGGATGAGGCCGCCAGCGTGCTCTCCGCGTGGACGCGCTCCCACGATGACGCCGCGAGCCTCGCCGAGCTGGGCTTCGTGCGCTTCCGACAGCAGCGCGTGGACGAGGCCGCCACCCTGCTCAAGCGCGCGATTCGGAGGGCGCCCAAGCTCGCCGTGGCGCACTACTACCTGGGGGCCGTGCTCTTCCGGCAAGGCGACACCGCGGGCGCCGAGCGTGCCTACGTCGAAGCGGACCGGCTCTCTCCCGAGGACCCACGAGCGCTGGCCTCCCGTTGCCAGCTCCACGCCCACACCGGCAACACGGCGGGGGTCACCGAGGTGAAGCGCGCCTTGTCCGAGCGCTTCCCGACGCGCGCGGAGGCCCTGGCCGCGGAGTGCGTCGCGGTGAAATGA
- a CDS encoding amidohydrolase family protein has protein sequence MGTVLKGGYVVELEPALVERVDLRIEGERIVARGPDLTPGPDDEVVALSGKLVFPGLVSAHHRLYAVLGRGMPRPPLETYQEILEQVAWPYENALDLDAVQVAGCAGGLEALQCGTTTVCDLHSSPKAISGSLVRLARGLHEVGVRGVLAYAVSDRQGALGREEGLEETVSFAKKAKGRFRGQVGAAPCFTIGPDALSGLAEALKALGDGGLHLPLAEDPLDERLSNENYGASPVSRLLEAGLLSPKSQLAHVGHLDWADLAQVIATGAWLVHTPRANQGLEVGYAPALKFGARATLGADGVSADLFAEAQAAYLRSREAGQPIDVLRYLANGHRMASQIFEASVGPMREGSLADLLILDYLPATPLTAENLAWHVVFGLGSRHVEAVMVDGVWRMWARRPLSVSPSVVAEQAREAASAVWARMAEAAKK, from the coding sequence TTGGGCACAGTCCTCAAGGGTGGTTACGTCGTCGAACTGGAGCCGGCGCTGGTCGAGCGCGTGGACCTGCGCATCGAAGGAGAGCGAATCGTCGCTCGTGGGCCGGACCTGACGCCGGGCCCGGATGACGAAGTCGTGGCGCTGTCGGGCAAGCTCGTCTTCCCGGGGCTGGTGAGCGCGCACCACCGCCTGTACGCGGTGCTGGGCCGTGGCATGCCGCGCCCGCCGCTGGAGACCTACCAGGAAATCCTCGAGCAGGTGGCCTGGCCATACGAGAACGCGCTCGACCTGGACGCCGTGCAGGTGGCGGGTTGTGCCGGAGGGCTGGAGGCGCTTCAGTGCGGCACCACCACCGTGTGCGATTTGCACTCTTCGCCCAAGGCGATTTCGGGCTCGCTGGTGCGGCTGGCGCGCGGGCTCCATGAGGTGGGCGTGCGCGGCGTGCTCGCCTACGCGGTGTCGGATCGCCAGGGGGCGCTCGGCCGCGAGGAGGGGCTGGAGGAGACGGTCAGCTTCGCGAAGAAGGCGAAGGGGCGCTTCCGGGGGCAGGTGGGCGCGGCGCCGTGCTTCACGATCGGACCGGATGCGCTGTCGGGGCTCGCGGAGGCGCTGAAGGCGCTGGGCGATGGCGGTCTGCACCTGCCGCTTGCGGAGGACCCGCTCGACGAGCGCCTGTCCAACGAGAACTACGGTGCCTCGCCGGTGTCGCGGTTGCTGGAGGCGGGCCTGCTGTCGCCCAAGAGCCAGCTGGCGCACGTGGGCCACCTGGACTGGGCGGACCTGGCGCAGGTGATTGCCACCGGTGCGTGGCTGGTGCACACGCCGCGCGCCAACCAGGGGCTGGAGGTGGGGTACGCGCCGGCGCTGAAGTTCGGGGCCCGGGCCACGCTGGGAGCGGATGGCGTGTCGGCGGACCTGTTCGCGGAGGCGCAGGCTGCGTACCTGCGCTCACGTGAGGCGGGGCAGCCCATCGATGTGCTGCGCTACCTGGCCAACGGGCACCGCATGGCGTCGCAGATTTTCGAAGCCTCGGTGGGGCCCATGCGCGAGGGCTCGCTCGCGGACCTGCTCATCCTGGACTACCTGCCGGCCACGCCGCTGACGGCGGAGAACCTGGCCTGGCACGTGGTGTTCGGCCTGGGCAGCCGGCACGTGGAGGCGGTGATGGTGGATGGCGTGTGGCGCATGTGGGCGCGCCGGCCGCTGTCGGTGAGCCCCTCCGTGGTGGCGGAGCAGGCGCGCGAGGCCGCGTCGGCGGTGTGGGCGCGGATGGCGGAGGCGGCGAAGAAGTAG
- a CDS encoding peroxiredoxin, with translation MLVPLLVAGFFSGAIPQAGETAPDFTAKDSEGNVYTLSEMVKKGPVILAFFPKAFTGGCTRELKAYRDRYADVEKAQGQVLAISMDDAETLTRFKTELKAPFPFIPDPEGKVVSAYDVKMPLLSVPKRYTFVVGEGLKILKVESGNDAINPHGAIVACPLRKPAGADAKTPDSGTK, from the coding sequence ATGCTCGTGCCATTGCTCGTTGCGGGATTCTTCAGCGGTGCCATTCCCCAGGCCGGAGAGACGGCGCCGGACTTCACGGCGAAGGACTCCGAGGGGAACGTCTACACGTTGTCGGAGATGGTGAAGAAGGGCCCCGTCATCCTGGCCTTCTTCCCCAAGGCTTTCACCGGCGGCTGCACCCGCGAGCTCAAGGCGTACAGAGATCGTTACGCGGACGTGGAGAAGGCGCAGGGGCAGGTGTTGGCCATCAGCATGGATGACGCGGAGACGCTCACGCGCTTCAAGACCGAGCTGAAGGCGCCGTTCCCGTTCATCCCGGACCCTGAAGGGAAGGTCGTCTCCGCCTATGACGTGAAGATGCCGCTGCTGTCGGTGCCGAAGCGGTACACGTTCGTCGTAGGGGAGGGCCTGAAGATTCTCAAGGTCGAGTCCGGCAACGACGCCATCAACCCGCACGGAGCGATTGTCGCGTGCCCGCTGCGCAAGCCGGCCGGCGCCGACGCGAAGACGCCGGATTCGGGCACGAAGTAG
- a CDS encoding GNAT family N-acetyltransferase, giving the protein MEILRATPSEHTLLRNLYPLYLHDLSEFGVDYALDEQGRWRPDFLPTWLIQAPEVHPLLLRWEGRVVGFAFVGQSPFPYMTPGRDFRMSEFFILRNERRIGLGRLAARAVFDLFPGIWELSQLPRNRPAIAFWRRVIDEYTGGAFEDTFIDGSPAQVFDSRQRVAPARGR; this is encoded by the coding sequence ATGGAGATTCTCCGAGCGACTCCGTCCGAGCACACGCTGCTTCGAAACCTCTACCCGCTCTACCTCCACGACCTGAGCGAGTTCGGCGTCGACTACGCCCTGGACGAGCAGGGGCGCTGGCGGCCGGACTTCCTGCCCACGTGGTTGATTCAAGCCCCCGAGGTCCACCCCCTGCTGCTGCGCTGGGAGGGCCGCGTCGTGGGCTTCGCCTTCGTGGGACAGTCCCCCTTCCCCTACATGACGCCTGGACGCGACTTCCGGATGAGCGAGTTCTTCATCCTGCGAAACGAGCGGCGCATCGGCCTGGGACGGCTCGCGGCCAGGGCCGTGTTCGACCTCTTCCCTGGCATCTGGGAGCTGTCCCAACTGCCACGCAACCGCCCCGCCATCGCCTTCTGGCGCAGGGTCATCGACGAGTACACGGGGGGCGCCTTCGAGGACACCTTCATCGACGGTTCCCCCGCGCAGGTCTTCGACAGCCGGCAGCGCGTGGCACCCGCGCGGGGACGGTAG
- a CDS encoding glycosyltransferase family 4 protein produces MRMASGMDGQETHAPPHEGRHAHGSDVTSSRTVRRVLMTADAVGDVWTYSLELTRALAPHGVEVTLATMGAPLTSAQWAEARGIPNLTVEEGRFRLEWMEDPWDDVRAAGDWLLALERRVRPDVVHLNGYVHGALPWLHRPLVVGHACRLSWWRAVKGEDAPACHARYREAVTAGLGAAGRVVTPSRDLLESLQMHYGPLPAAEVIPHGRRADRVPPRSEREPFILGVGSPWDAAKNVAVLDAAAPRLGWPVRLAGDARHPSERKAEPRHLQWMGHLEPHVLAEWMSRASIFVLPARYAPFGLTALEAALSGCALVLGDIPALREVWGDGAACFVPPDDVDALVETLERLREDTGLRTRLALRARAWALTYTPRRMASRYLSAYASLVGTQGVLSPAGTPTH; encoded by the coding sequence ATGCGCATGGCGAGTGGAATGGATGGCCAGGAGACCCATGCCCCACCCCACGAGGGCAGGCATGCGCACGGCAGTGACGTCACGTCGAGCCGGACGGTGCGGCGGGTGCTGATGACGGCCGACGCCGTGGGCGACGTCTGGACGTACTCGCTGGAGCTGACCCGGGCGCTCGCGCCGCACGGGGTGGAGGTGACGCTGGCGACCATGGGGGCGCCGCTCACCAGCGCGCAGTGGGCGGAGGCGCGGGGCATTCCCAATCTCACGGTGGAGGAAGGGCGCTTCCGGTTGGAGTGGATGGAGGACCCGTGGGACGACGTGCGCGCGGCGGGCGACTGGCTGCTCGCGCTGGAGCGCCGCGTGCGTCCGGACGTGGTGCACCTCAATGGCTATGTGCACGGAGCGCTGCCGTGGCTGCACCGGCCCCTGGTGGTGGGGCACGCATGCCGCCTGTCGTGGTGGCGGGCGGTGAAGGGCGAGGACGCGCCCGCGTGCCATGCGCGCTATCGCGAGGCCGTCACCGCGGGCCTCGGCGCCGCGGGCAGGGTGGTGACGCCGAGCCGGGACCTGCTCGAGTCCCTCCAGATGCACTATGGCCCGCTGCCCGCCGCGGAGGTCATCCCCCATGGGCGGCGCGCGGACCGGGTGCCGCCTCGCTCGGAGCGGGAGCCCTTCATCCTCGGCGTGGGCAGTCCGTGGGACGCCGCGAAGAATGTCGCCGTGCTGGACGCCGCCGCGCCCCGCCTGGGTTGGCCGGTGCGGCTCGCGGGAGACGCGCGCCATCCCTCCGAGCGGAAGGCGGAGCCGCGCCACCTCCAGTGGATGGGGCACCTGGAGCCGCATGTCCTGGCGGAGTGGATGTCGCGCGCATCCATCTTTGTGCTGCCGGCCCGCTACGCGCCCTTTGGCCTCACCGCGCTGGAGGCGGCCCTGTCCGGCTGCGCGCTGGTGCTGGGCGACATTCCGGCGCTGCGCGAGGTGTGGGGAGATGGGGCCGCGTGCTTCGTGCCCCCGGACGACGTGGATGCCCTGGTGGAGACGCTGGAGCGGCTGCGCGAGGACACCGGGCTGCGCACCCGGCTGGCCTTGCGCGCGCGGGCGTGGGCGCTGACGTACACGCCCCGGCGGATGGCCAGCCGCTACCTCTCCGCCTACGCCAGCCTCGTGGGCACGCAGGGGGTGCTGTCTCCAGCGGGCACCCCCACGCACTGA